In the genome of Rhizophagus irregularis chromosome 22, complete sequence, one region contains:
- a CDS encoding uncharacterized protein (SECRETED:cutsite_VYP-TP; SECRETED:prob_0.3095); SECRETED:SignalP(1-22) — protein MKGIYIISLIFLSLQTISFVYPTPIQQSYPSPSSNNSTTYNLLEKRHKLFKIGLIPKEIKYSTDELSQLTSLRHQRRIKKLLKYENEIKKKDAVEIRKRREKRKNVLKRRI, from the coding sequence ATGAAAggcatatatataatatcattgatatttttatcctTACAAACAATATCCTTCGTTTATCCCACACCAATCCAACAATCTTATCCTTCTCCCTCCTCTAACAACTCGACAACATataatttacttgaaaaaagacataaattattcaaaattggATTGATTCCGAAAGAGATTAAATATTCCACTGATGAATTAAGTCAATTAACATCACTTAGACATCAACgtagaataaaaaaacttttaaaatatgaaaatgaaattaaaaaaaaagacgctgtagaaataagaaaaagaagagaaaaaagaaaaaatgttctaaaaagaagaatataa